Proteins encoded in a region of the Vicia villosa cultivar HV-30 ecotype Madison, WI linkage group LG5, Vvil1.0, whole genome shotgun sequence genome:
- the LOC131604944 gene encoding uncharacterized protein LOC131604944, with the protein MLPNYNSNTIVLIPKNNEPNTLNHYRPITLANFKFKIISKIITDRLASILPCLISNEQKGFILGRNIKDSICLTFEAINILGNKSYSGNVALKIDKSKAFDTLSWDFLLKTLNCFGFSSKFCNWISTLLSLANHSIGVNGKQAGFFKCSNGVRQGDPLSPLLFFLAEEEYALNFGQIYNKSKSLIYAGGMTYERHKSLADMLGFSMANPPFVYLGAPIFVGRPKANYFFFIADKIKVRLAHWKASSTVKQISKWMRNFLWSGNLEQRKIVTVAWKECCQSMKEGGIGIKSLYSYNQATNFHLCWSFVKGNQSWNSLLASRIKRKKKIISYHIKSYIWTSIKDYYETVLENSKWIIGDGSKINFWLDTWLDEPIAAKFKIPVDLHKHIKVKVKDWLVGKDWCIPNNILTAYPNLLHLISKIIIPDMDIDDCIIWRETSDGDLSLKQAYGRYEKRNQVVPWANFVWNKHVPPVYAIVVWKVLCNRLPTDDNFTIRGFYGPSICSLCGANSDSLQHIFFDNSFVIPIWKWLLDKLQFAGAVCNIKDCLDLMQINRSPQAKAVMLSTVCSLFYHV; encoded by the exons ATGCTTCCAAATTATAACTCTAACACTATCGTTCTTATTCCTAAGAACAATGAGCCTAACACCCTTAACCATTATAGGCCTATTACCCTTgccaattttaaattcaaaatcataTCTAAAATTATTACTGACAGATTAGCATCTATTCTTCCTTGCTTGATTTCCAATGAACAAAAAGGATTTATCTTGGGAAGAAATATCAAAGATAGTATTTGTTTAACCTTTGAGGCCATAAACATCCTTGGAAACAAGAGCTACAGTGGGAATGTAGCTCTGAAAATTGATAAATCCAAGGCTTTTGATACTTTAAGCTGGGATTTTCTTCTTAAGACTCTTAACTGTTTTGGTTTTAGTAGTAAGTTCTGTAATTGGATCTCAACTTTGCTGAGTTTAGCCAATCATTCCATTGGGGTTAATGGCAAGCAGGCTGGATTCTTTAAATGCTCTAATGGAGTGAGACAAGGAGATCCATTGTCTCCTCTTCTTTTCTTCCTGGCCGAAGAG GAATATGCTTTAAATTTTGGTCAAATCTACAACAAATCCAAATCCCTCATATATGCTGGTGGAATGACATATGAGAGACATAAGTCCTTGGCAGACATGCTGGGATTTTCTATGGCTAATCCCCCCTTTGTTTATCTTGGGGCTCCTATCTTTGTAGGAAGACCTAAAGCTAACTACTTCTTTTTTATTGCAGATAAGATCAAGGTGAGACTGGCACATTGGAAGGCTT CATCTACAGTCAAACAAATCAGCAAATGGATGAGGAATTTTTTGTGGAGTGGAAATTTGGAGCAAAGGAAAATTGTCACTGTTGCTTGGAAGGAGTGCTGCCAAAGTATGAAGGAGGGAGGTATTGGCATCAAATCTTTGTACTCTTACAATCAGGCCACTAATTTTCACTTGTGCTGGAGTTTTGTGAAAGGAAACCAGAGTTGGAACTCTCTTCTTGCTTCAAGgattaaaaggaagaaaaagatcATTTCTTACCACATAAAGTCCTATATATGGACAAGTATTAAGGACTACTATGAGACAGTTTTAGAGAATTCCAAATGGATTATTGGAGATGGCTCTAAGATAAACTTTTGGCTGGACACCTGGTTAGATGAGCCTATAGCTGCAAAGTTTAAAATTCCAGTGGATCTTCATAAACATATAAAGGTGAAGGTTAAAGACTGGTTGGTAGGCAAGGATTGGTGCATTCCAAACAATATTCTGACTGCATATCCTAATCTCTTGCACTTGATATCTAAAATTATAATCCCTGATATGGATATTGATGATTGTATCATTTGGAGAGAGACTAGTGATGGTGACTTGAGCTTGAAGCAAGCTTATGGTAGATACGAAAAGAGGAATCAGGTTGTGCCTTGGGCTAACTTCGTATGGAATAAACATGTGCCTCCAGTTTATGCTATTGTGGTTTGGAAAGTGCTTTGCAATAGGCTGCCAACAGACGATAATTTCACAATTAGAGGTTTCTATGGCCCTTCCATTTGCTCTTTGTGTGGTGCTAATTCTGATTCCTTACAGCACATTTTCTTTGACAATAGCTTTGTTATCCCAATATGGAAATGGCTTTTGGACAAATTGCAATTTGCTGGGGCTGTTTGCAACATAAAAGATTGCTTGGATCTGATGCAAATTAACAGGTCGCCACAAGCAAAGGCGGTGATGTTGTCTACTGTTTGTAGTTTGTTCTATCATGTTTAG